A genomic segment from Gossypium hirsutum isolate 1008001.06 chromosome D04, Gossypium_hirsutum_v2.1, whole genome shotgun sequence encodes:
- the LOC107937604 gene encoding probable ubiquitin-conjugating enzyme E2 C, with the protein MEVRPNQAVDNSSTSPQQHRRRAAAAASKQPVSATNAVDTTSVTQRLQKELMALMMSSGDLGVSAFPEGESIFTWIGTIKGGEGTMYEGLSYKLSLRFPLDYPFKPPQVKFETMCFHPNVDQFGNICLDILQDKWSSAYDCRTILLSVQSLLGEPNPESPLNTYAAALWNNKEDYRKMVQEQYFGGKTLES; encoded by the exons ATGGAAGTCCGGCCAAATCAAGCGGTGGACAATTCATCAACCTCACCTCAACAGCATCGGCGCCGTGCAGCTGCCGCTGCATCTAAACAACCAGTTTCCGCTACCAACGCCGTTGATACCACTTCCGTTACTCAAAG GCTCCAAAAGGAACTAATGGCTCTCATG ATGAGCAGTGGAGATCTCGGAGTGTCCGCATTTCCTGAAGGTGAAAGCATTTTTACATGGATTGGGACGATCAAGGGTGGAGAGGGAACTATGTACGAGGGTTTATCGTACAAACTTTCCTTGCGTTTCCCGTTGGACTACCCTTTCAAGCCTCCTCAAGTAAAGTTTGAGACAATGTGCTTTCATCCTAATGTCGATCAGTTCGGCAATATTTGCCTTGACATTCTTCAG GATAAATGGTCATCTGCTTATGATTGTAGAACCATTCTTTTGTCAGTTCAAAGTCTCCTAGGAG AGCCGAATCCGGAGAGCCCTCTCAACACCTATGCTGCGGCACTGTGGAACAATAAGGAAG ATTACAGAAAAATGGTCCAAGAACAGTATTTTGGTGGAAAAACATTAGAGAGCTGA
- the LOC107937608 gene encoding MLO-like protein 12: MADATYKARSLEETPTWAVAVVCLVLLVISIIIEHAIHMLGKCFKKRHKTALYEALEKVKAELMLMGFISLLLTVTQSLISDICIPRSIANTWHPCDQQAEAQKYGQISGRKLVEFSDDDDDDDTTYIPRRSLATSIYDKCQEKGKIALVSAYGIHQLHIFIFMLAVCHILYCIIIYALGRTKMRKWKSWENETKTIEYQYYNDPERFRFARDTSFGRRHLNCWSRSTLTLWIMCFFRQFFGSVTKVDYLTLRHGFIMAHLAPANETKFDFQKYIKRSLEQDFKVVVGISPIIWFIAVLFLLAYTHGWYSYLWLPFVPLIIVLMVGTKLQVIITELAVSIQDRGGVVKGAPLVRPGDDLFWFGRPRFLLFLIHLVLFTNAFQLAFFVWSTYEFSIRSCYHEHLEDIIIRISMGVITQFICSYVTLPLYALVTQMGSNMRPTIFNERVATALRNWHKKAKKHTKQNKQSHSQNTTPLSSRPATPTHEMSPVHLLHNYPRSVESYPPSPRLSITENNRLVLHSPRQHGIKDDVDDRSPHKKIAQADTTVEESNSLQRVAMAQTIRTPT, from the exons ATGGCGGATGCGACATATAAAGCACGCTCATTGGAAGAGACACCGACATGGGCTGTTGCAGTGGTGTGTCTTGTCTTGCTTGTCATTTCTATCATCATTGAACATGCCATTCATATGCTTGGGAAG TGCTTCAAGAAAAGACACAAAACAGCTCTTTATGAAGCACTTGAGAAGGTTAAAGCAG AGCTTATGCTTATGGGATTTATATCATTGCTGCTAACAGTAACTCAAAGTCTCATATCTGATATTTGCATACCAAGAAGCATAGCAAACACATGGCATCCATGTGATCAACAAGCTGAGGCTCAGAAATATGGTCAAATTTCTGGTAGAAAACTTGTTGAATTCTctgatgatgatgacgacgatGACACCACTTATATTCCAAGACGCAGTCTTGCAACTTCTATATATGATAAATGTCAAGAAAAG GGTAAAATAGCACTTGTATCAGCTTATGGTATCCATCAACTCCATATATTCATCTTTATGTTAGCAGTTTGTCATATTCTCTATTGCATCATCATCTATGCTTTGGGAAGAACTAAG ATGAGGAAATGGAAATCCTGGGAAAATGAAACAAAGACAATTGAATATCAATACTACAATg ATCCTGAGAGATTCAGATTTGCAAGGGATACTTCATTTGGACGAAGACATTTGAACTGTTGGAGTCGTTCAACCTTAACCCTTTGGATT ATGTGTTTCTTTAGACAATTTTTTGGATCAGTAACAAAAGTTGATTACTTGACATTGAGACATGGATTTATCATG GCACATTTGGCACCTGCAAATGAAACCAAATTTGATTTTCAAAAGTACATCAAGAGATCATTAGAACAGGATTTCAAAGTAGTGGTTGGGATAAG CCCAATTATTTGGTTCATTGCTGTCCTCTTCTTACTTGCCTATACACATG GATGGTACTCTTATTTGTGGCTGCCCTTTGTCCCTTTAATC ATAGTTCTAATGGTAGGAACCAAGCTACAAGTGATCATAACGGAACTTGCTGTAAGTATTCAAGATAGAGGAGGTGTAGTGAAGGGTGCACCATTGGTTCGACCCGGCGATGACCTCTTCTGGTTCGGTCGTCCCCGCTTCCTTCTTTTTCTCATTCACCTTGTTCTATTTACG AATGCATTTCAACTGGCCTTTTTCGTGTGGAGCACG TATGAATTCAGCATAAGATCTTGCTACCATGAGCATCTTGAAGATATCATCATTAGAATCTCAATGGG GGTCATTACACAGTTCATTTGTAGCTACGTGACTCTTCCTCTCTATGCTTTGGTGACTCAG ATGGGATCCAACATGAGACCGACGATCTTTAACGAAAGGGTCGCCACTGCACTGAGAAACTGGCATAAAAAAGCGAAGAAACACACTAAACAAAACAAACAGTCACATTCTCAAAACACCACGCCGCTTTCAAGCAGGCCCGCTACTCCAACTCATGAGATGTCTCCAGTTCATCTTCTTCATAACTATCCACGAAGCGTTGAAAGTTATCCGCCATCTCCCAGACTTTCAATCACTGAGAACAATCGATTGGTACTCCACTCCCCGAGACAGCATGGAATCAAAGATGATGTTGATGATAGATCACCACATAAGAAAATTGCTCAAGCTGATACAACAGTTGAAGAATCCAACTCTTTGCAAAGAGTTGCGATGGCTCAGACGATACGAACACCAACATGA